A genomic segment from Deinococcus sp. YIM 77859 encodes:
- the ndk gene encoding nucleoside-diphosphate kinase translates to MERTFAMIKPDGVRRGLTPEILARIQKKGYRIVGLKQMLISRELAERHYAEHRERPFFGELVDFITGGPVVAIALEGPNAIAGWRAMMGATNPANAAPGTIRADFATTTGENVTHGSDSPESAARELGLFFGEGELLP, encoded by the coding sequence ATGGAACGCACCTTTGCCATGATCAAGCCCGACGGCGTGCGCCGCGGCCTGACGCCCGAGATTCTCGCCCGTATCCAGAAAAAAGGCTACCGCATCGTCGGCCTCAAGCAGATGCTGATCTCCCGCGAGCTGGCCGAGCGGCACTACGCCGAACACCGCGAGCGCCCCTTCTTCGGCGAGCTGGTGGACTTCATCACGGGTGGTCCCGTCGTCGCCATCGCCCTGGAGGGTCCCAATGCCATCGCGGGCTGGCGCGCCATGATGGGGGCCACCAACCCCGCGAACGCCGCTCCCGGCACCATCCGCGCCGACTTTGCCACCACCACCGGTGAGAATGTCACCCACGGCAGTGACAGCCCCGAGAGCGCGGCGCGCGAGTTGGGCCTGTTTTTTGGAGAAGGCGAACTGTTGCCCTAA